From Blastocatellia bacterium, one genomic window encodes:
- a CDS encoding ABC transporter permease: METVLQDLRYAIRASLNRPGFMVIVVLALAIGIGANTAIFSVVNAILLRPLPYKNPDRIVMVWMSNGKLAIDQDWHSYPNYVDYRDQNSTFEEVAAFNDRSFNLTGNGEPVRVAGAWSTANLFAVLGVDPLQGRAFTVEEEEPGKDRVAVISYGLWQRRFGSDPGVIGQPISLNGVDRTVIGVMPASFAFPQKETDVWVPLATSVQNKQARGAFWLKAVGRLKPGVTIEQARADMGTIANQLLERFPQIMESYGVNLVPLHEQVTGKVRTALLVLLAAVAFVLLIACANVANLLLARAAAREREIAIRTALGASRRRIVRQLLTESVLLALVGGVLGLLLAIWGLDALKAISPANVPRLDQIGIDGRVLAFTLTVSLLTGIIFGLVPALQASKPDLNESLKEGGRGSSEGRRGKHVRSLLVVSEIALSLVLLIGAGLLIKSFIHLQKFDLGFNPDNLLTLRVQLAGTKYRENPQVVNFFQQALERMRNVPGVQSVGAISTIFLSDTPNSTNFTIEGRPVVTGADSIEVPLDAVTNDYFKVMGIPLLKGRFFDERDRAGSLPVAIVNETFAKRFFEGEDPLGKRYCYGQPSSDGKTEWLTIVGVVGDMRRTGYDKAARPETFMAQDQNPDSALTIVARTAGDPASYAPALRDAVWAVDKDQSVFSIKTMDATLAEMTAERRFNMLLLGIFAAVAMVLAGVGIYGVMSYSVTQRMHELGIRIALGASQRDVLRLVIGQATRLALIGVGAGLIAAFFLTRLMASLLYGVSATDFATFLLISSLLTGVSLAASFVPARRAMKVDPMVALRYE; this comes from the coding sequence ATGGAAACTGTGCTGCAAGACCTGCGTTACGCCATCCGCGCTTCGCTGAACAGGCCGGGGTTTATGGTCATCGTCGTCCTGGCGCTGGCCATCGGCATCGGCGCCAACACCGCCATCTTCTCGGTGGTCAACGCCATTCTGCTGCGCCCGCTGCCTTACAAGAATCCCGACCGCATCGTCATGGTCTGGATGAGCAATGGCAAGCTCGCCATCGATCAAGACTGGCACTCGTACCCGAACTATGTCGATTACCGCGATCAGAACTCCACCTTTGAAGAGGTAGCGGCATTCAACGACCGCAGCTTCAATCTCACAGGCAACGGCGAGCCGGTGCGCGTCGCCGGCGCGTGGTCAACGGCCAACCTCTTTGCAGTCCTCGGCGTAGACCCGCTGCAAGGACGAGCCTTCACCGTTGAAGAAGAGGAGCCGGGCAAAGACCGGGTCGCCGTCATCAGCTACGGGCTGTGGCAGCGGCGCTTTGGCAGCGATCCCGGCGTCATCGGCCAACCCATCAGTCTCAATGGCGTAGACCGCACCGTCATCGGCGTTATGCCGGCGAGCTTTGCCTTTCCGCAGAAAGAGACAGACGTGTGGGTGCCGCTTGCCACTTCGGTGCAGAACAAGCAGGCGCGCGGCGCGTTCTGGTTGAAAGCCGTCGGGCGGCTGAAGCCCGGCGTGACCATCGAGCAGGCGCGCGCCGACATGGGCACGATTGCCAACCAACTGCTTGAGCGCTTTCCGCAGATCATGGAGAGCTACGGCGTCAACCTTGTGCCGCTGCACGAGCAGGTCACCGGCAAGGTGCGCACGGCGCTGCTGGTCTTGTTGGCCGCGGTGGCGTTTGTCTTGTTGATCGCCTGCGCCAACGTCGCCAACCTCTTGCTGGCCCGCGCCGCCGCTCGTGAACGAGAGATCGCCATACGGACGGCGCTCGGCGCCAGCCGTCGCCGCATCGTCCGCCAACTGCTTACGGAAAGCGTGCTGTTGGCGCTTGTCGGCGGCGTCTTGGGACTGCTGCTGGCCATCTGGGGACTGGACGCGCTGAAGGCGATCAGCCCGGCCAACGTCCCGCGCCTCGACCAGATCGGCATTGATGGCCGTGTGCTGGCTTTCACGCTGACGGTATCGCTGCTGACCGGCATCATCTTCGGCCTGGTGCCGGCGCTGCAAGCCTCAAAGCCCGACCTCAACGAATCGCTCAAAGAAGGCGGGCGCGGCTCGTCCGAGGGTCGCCGCGGCAAGCATGTTCGCAGCCTGCTGGTGGTCTCAGAAATCGCCCTGTCGCTGGTTTTGCTGATCGGCGCCGGCCTGCTGATTAAGAGCTTCATCCACCTGCAAAAGTTCGACCTCGGCTTCAACCCGGACAACCTGCTGACCCTGCGCGTGCAACTGGCCGGCACCAAGTACCGCGAAAATCCGCAGGTCGTCAACTTCTTCCAGCAAGCGCTCGAACGCATGCGCAACGTGCCGGGCGTGCAATCGGTTGGCGCCATCTCCACCATATTCCTGAGCGACACGCCGAACTCGACGAATTTCACCATCGAAGGCCGCCCGGTGGTGACCGGCGCCGACAGCATCGAAGTGCCGCTCGACGCCGTCACGAACGACTATTTCAAAGTGATGGGCATCCCCTTGCTCAAAGGGCGCTTCTTTGATGAGCGCGACCGCGCCGGTTCGCTGCCGGTCGCCATCGTCAACGAGACGTTCGCCAAACGCTTCTTCGAGGGCGAAGACCCCCTCGGCAAGCGTTACTGCTACGGCCAGCCGAGCAGCGACGGCAAAACAGAATGGCTGACGATTGTCGGCGTCGTCGGCGACATGCGACGCACCGGATACGACAAGGCGGCGCGGCCCGAAACTTTTATGGCGCAGGATCAAAATCCCGATAGCGCACTGACCATCGTGGCGCGCACCGCCGGCGACCCCGCGAGCTACGCTCCGGCGCTGCGCGACGCGGTCTGGGCGGTTGATAAAGACCAGTCCGTCTTCAGTATCAAGACGATGGACGCAACGCTCGCCGAGATGACGGCGGAGCGCCGCTTCAACATGCTGCTGCTCGGCATCTTTGCCGCCGTGGCGATGGTGCTTGCGGGCGTCGGCATCTACGGCGTGATGAGCTATTCGGTCACGCAGCGCATGCATGAGCTAGGCATCCGCATCGCGCTGGGCGCCAGCCAACGTGACGTGCTGCGGCTGGTGATTGGCCAGGCGACGCGGCTGGCATTGATCGGCGTCGGCGCGGGACTGATTGCGGCCTTTTTCTTAACGCGCTTGATGGCGAGCCTGCTTTATGGCGTCAGCGCCACCGACTTTGCAACCTTTTTGCTGATTTCGTCACTACTCACAGGGGTCTCACTAGCCGCCAGTTTTGTGCCCGCACGGCGCGCGATGAAAGTCGATCCGATGGTCGCGCTGCGCTACGAATGA
- a CDS encoding ABC transporter permease: MQTIWQDLKYGLRVLLKQPGVTAIAVLSLALGIGANTAIFSIVNAVLLRSLPYPHAEQLMQISQSLPGVENDAAGEPKFLFWREHNQTFAALAIEQPIGSGVNLAGGSEPEYVSGVKVSKEFFDVLGIQPALGRGFTAEEDRPGGERVAVISNGLWRRRFGADAGLIGKTISINSDSFIVVGILPQGFQYQSGFQYLRSADVFVPLRPSLGGDPDPNYRVIGRLRPEVTPRQAQADMQQVAEAFRAVYPAQMQEGEGVAVAPLHEKLTAGVRPLLLILLGAVGIVLLIACANVANLQLVRAAGRQKEMAIRLALGANWRRLMKQLLSEGMLLALAGGGAGLLLAIWGIDALAALIPERLLPRFNDLALDWRVLAFTLFSTVVTGIVFSLAPALQARRLDVSPALKEGGGKGVTGVGRGRLRRGLVVVEVALSLMLLTSAALLIRTFVNLRRVEPGFETRHVLTFQISPTGSAYNTTAKVGDFYRRALERLGGLPGVEAAAVTSNLPLSAQFRMPFAIAGQPEHTESVQFRLITPEFFRVMQIPLQQGRAFADTDTAGSGNVAIVNQAFARKYLSDTDALGQTLTIGRGPRALSHQIIGVVGNVKQFALASDAPPMMFIPAAQAPDGLTLMMRRFLSCQFVVRAGSDPATLAATVKQAMADIDPALPVSNIRPMQQIVSESIAAERFNMALMGLFAGLGLMLAAIGLYGVMSYAVTQRTHEIGVRMALGARPASVLSMVIRQGVGLALVGVGIGLIGAFALTRLLTSLLFGVSATDPLTFAVVSLILLGVALGACFVPARRATRVDPMIALRYE; encoded by the coding sequence ATGCAGACGATCTGGCAAGACCTCAAGTATGGATTGCGGGTGCTGCTCAAGCAGCCGGGCGTTACCGCCATCGCGGTGCTTAGCCTGGCGCTCGGCATCGGCGCGAATACGGCCATCTTCAGCATCGTCAACGCCGTCTTGCTGCGTTCGCTGCCTTACCCGCATGCCGAGCAGTTGATGCAGATCAGCCAGAGCCTGCCCGGTGTCGAAAACGACGCGGCCGGCGAGCCCAAGTTCCTCTTCTGGCGAGAGCATAATCAAACCTTCGCGGCCCTGGCCATCGAACAGCCCATCGGCTCCGGGGTCAATCTCGCAGGCGGCAGCGAGCCCGAATATGTCAGCGGCGTCAAAGTGTCGAAAGAATTCTTCGATGTGCTGGGCATCCAGCCGGCGCTCGGACGCGGCTTCACCGCAGAAGAAGATCGGCCCGGCGGCGAGCGCGTCGCCGTCATCAGCAACGGGCTCTGGCGGCGGCGCTTCGGCGCGGACGCGGGTCTGATCGGTAAGACCATTTCGATCAACAGCGATAGCTTTATCGTCGTCGGCATCCTTCCGCAGGGCTTTCAATACCAGTCGGGCTTTCAGTATCTGCGGTCGGCTGATGTCTTCGTGCCGCTGCGCCCATCGCTGGGCGGCGATCCTGATCCGAATTACCGGGTGATCGGGCGGCTGCGCCCGGAGGTCACGCCGCGACAGGCGCAGGCCGATATGCAGCAGGTGGCCGAAGCGTTTCGCGCCGTCTACCCGGCGCAGATGCAAGAGGGCGAAGGCGTCGCCGTCGCGCCCCTTCATGAAAAGCTGACTGCCGGCGTCCGCCCGCTGTTGCTAATCCTGCTCGGCGCGGTCGGCATCGTCCTGCTGATCGCCTGCGCCAACGTCGCTAACCTGCAACTCGTGCGCGCCGCCGGCCGGCAAAAAGAGATGGCGATTCGACTGGCGCTGGGGGCCAACTGGCGGCGCTTGATGAAGCAGTTGTTGAGCGAAGGCATGTTGCTGGCGCTCGCCGGCGGCGGTGCCGGGCTGCTGCTGGCGATATGGGGAATTGACGCGCTTGCGGCGCTGATCCCCGAACGCTTGCTGCCGCGCTTCAACGACCTGGCGCTCGACTGGCGCGTGCTGGCGTTCACGCTCTTTAGCACCGTCGTCACCGGCATCGTCTTCAGTCTGGCGCCGGCGCTCCAGGCGCGCCGCCTCGATGTCAGCCCGGCGCTCAAGGAAGGCGGCGGCAAAGGCGTCACCGGCGTAGGCCGCGGGCGGCTGCGGCGCGGGTTGGTGGTCGTAGAAGTCGCTCTGTCATTAATGCTACTGACGAGCGCCGCGTTGCTGATTCGCACCTTCGTCAACCTGCGCCGCGTCGAGCCGGGCTTTGAAACGCGCCACGTGCTGACCTTTCAGATCTCGCCCACCGGCTCGGCTTACAACACGACGGCGAAGGTCGGGGATTTCTACCGCCGCGCGCTCGAACGGCTCGGTGGTCTGCCCGGCGTCGAAGCCGCCGCGGTCACCAGCAACCTGCCGCTGTCGGCGCAATTCCGCATGCCTTTCGCCATCGCCGGCCAGCCGGAGCACACCGAATCGGTGCAGTTCCGGTTGATCACGCCGGAATTCTTTCGTGTGATGCAGATTCCATTGCAGCAAGGCCGGGCGTTTGCCGACACAGACACGGCAGGCTCAGGCAACGTCGCCATCGTCAATCAAGCATTCGCGCGCAAGTACCTGAGCGACACCGACGCGCTCGGGCAGACATTGACCATCGGTCGCGGGCCGCGCGCCCTGTCGCACCAGATCATCGGCGTCGTCGGCAATGTGAAGCAGTTCGCGCTTGCCAGCGATGCGCCGCCAATGATGTTCATTCCGGCAGCGCAGGCTCCTGATGGTTTGACGCTGATGATGCGCCGCTTTCTTTCATGCCAGTTCGTTGTGCGCGCCGGCAGCGACCCGGCGACGCTGGCCGCCACCGTCAAGCAGGCGATGGCCGACATAGACCCGGCGCTGCCGGTCAGCAATATCCGCCCGATGCAACAGATCGTTTCCGAGTCCATCGCCGCCGAGCGCTTCAACATGGCGCTGATGGGGCTCTTCGCCGGTCTAGGTTTGATGCTCGCGGCCATCGGTCTCTACGGCGTGATGTCGTATGCAGTGACGCAGCGCACACACGAGATTGGCGTCCGCATGGCGCTTGGGGCGCGGCCCGCGAGCGTCCTGTCGATGGTGATTCGGCAAGGCGTCGGGCTGGCGCTCGTCGGCGTCGGCATCGGCCTGATCGGCGCATTCGCCCTGACGCGATTGCTGACGAGCTTACTTTTTGGCGTCAGCGCCACCGACCCGCTGACCTTCGCAGTCGTTTCTTTGATTTTGCTGGGGGTGGCTCTGGGAGCCTGTTTCGTGCCGGCCCGCCGCGCCACCCGCGTAGACCCGATGATCGCACTTCGTTACGAATAG
- a CDS encoding ABC transporter permease — MESLIQDVRFALRTMMKKPGFTAVAVIIMALGIGANTAIFSLVRAVLLRPLPFKDSERLVMVWEDATKYNFPKNTPAPADYMDWKTRNDVFEEMAAYYPRSFNLVGDGQPEKVYAFRVTGEFFHVLGVEPALGRALTVEDDRPEANRVVVISYPLWQTRYGGQAGIIGRDILLNDEKYTVVGVMPRGFQFNDSEIRLWIPSGLTPQLMASRGSHYLGVVARMKPGVTLGEANTNIKSIMAQIASDFPRFAAGIGANVYSLREELTGETQRPLIILMVAAAFVLLIASANLANLLLSRAMGRSKEVAVRTALGASRRRLIRQLLTESVLLSFMGAIAGVVFAVWSFEFLRHLIPQGLSLFVDLHIDMMMLGFTLLLSVITGMMFGLAPALQSLRVDLNETLKQGGGRTNLSAGHRRLQNVMIVGEVALAMVLLVGAGLLIKTFARLRDQYASLRPESVLALRTHLPDNRYQDAQKRFAFYEQVLERVSVLPGVEAAAYVTVLPLDIKGGTNGIAIEGRAVEPGAGYDANHRQVSPDYFRAMGVALKEGRGFTAADNEQSMPVAIINETMAREFWPGEQAIGKRFNFGGPPSESPWITIVGIVADVRQMGVEAPVKPEMYFPYRQQATVEPFYAPRDLVLRTTVAPLSLVPAVTARIHEVDPDQPVSNIQTMKDVLGKEIGQRETGTTLLGVFAGLALLLAAIGLYGVLSYFVSQRIPEFGVRMALGANTRDILWLVLKRGMGLALIGLAIGLAASLALTRLIQSLLFEVSASDPLVFVLIALLLAGVAFAACVIPARRAMKTDPMVALRYE; from the coding sequence ATGGAAAGCTTGATCCAAGACGTGCGCTTTGCTCTGCGCACGATGATGAAAAAGCCCGGCTTCACGGCAGTCGCCGTCATTATCATGGCGCTGGGCATCGGCGCCAATACGGCTATCTTCAGCCTGGTGCGCGCCGTGCTGCTGCGCCCCTTGCCGTTCAAAGACTCGGAGCGTCTGGTGATGGTCTGGGAAGATGCCACCAAATACAACTTCCCAAAAAATACGCCGGCGCCCGCCGACTATATGGACTGGAAGACGCGCAATGATGTCTTTGAAGAGATGGCGGCGTATTATCCGCGCAGCTTCAATCTGGTTGGCGATGGCCAGCCTGAAAAGGTTTACGCCTTCCGAGTCACCGGAGAATTCTTTCACGTGCTCGGCGTCGAGCCGGCGCTTGGCCGCGCCCTGACTGTCGAAGATGACCGTCCCGAAGCCAACCGGGTCGTCGTCATCAGCTACCCGCTCTGGCAAACCCGCTATGGTGGCCAGGCCGGCATCATCGGCCGCGACATTCTGCTCAACGACGAAAAGTACACGGTCGTCGGCGTCATGCCGCGCGGCTTTCAGTTTAACGATTCCGAGATTCGCCTGTGGATTCCTTCGGGGCTGACGCCGCAACTCATGGCGAGCCGGGGCAGTCACTATCTGGGCGTCGTCGCGCGCATGAAGCCGGGCGTTACGCTCGGCGAGGCGAACACCAACATCAAATCGATCATGGCGCAGATCGCTAGCGATTTCCCAAGATTCGCCGCCGGCATCGGCGCCAACGTCTACTCGCTGCGGGAAGAGTTGACCGGCGAAACGCAGCGGCCATTAATCATCCTGATGGTCGCCGCCGCCTTCGTGCTGCTGATTGCCAGCGCCAATCTGGCCAACCTGCTGCTGTCGCGGGCTATGGGGCGCAGCAAAGAAGTCGCGGTGCGCACGGCGCTCGGCGCTTCTCGCCGACGGTTGATTCGCCAGTTGTTGACCGAAAGCGTATTGCTCTCTTTCATGGGCGCCATCGCCGGCGTCGTCTTCGCCGTCTGGAGCTTCGAGTTTCTGCGTCACCTGATCCCGCAGGGCCTGAGCCTCTTCGTTGATCTTCACATCGATATGATGATGCTCGGCTTCACGCTGCTGCTGTCGGTGATCACCGGCATGATGTTCGGGCTGGCGCCGGCGCTGCAATCGTTACGGGTTGACCTGAACGAAACGCTGAAGCAGGGCGGCGGGCGCACCAACCTGAGCGCCGGCCATCGCCGCTTGCAGAATGTGATGATCGTCGGCGAAGTGGCGCTGGCAATGGTGCTGCTCGTCGGTGCCGGATTGCTAATCAAGACCTTCGCGCGGCTGCGCGATCAATATGCCAGCCTGCGCCCCGAGAGCGTGCTTGCCCTGCGCACGCACTTGCCCGACAACCGATACCAGGATGCGCAGAAGCGCTTTGCCTTCTACGAGCAGGTTCTTGAGCGCGTCTCTGTCTTGCCCGGCGTCGAAGCCGCCGCTTATGTGACCGTGCTGCCACTCGATATAAAAGGCGGCACCAACGGCATTGCCATCGAAGGGCGCGCGGTCGAACCGGGGGCCGGCTATGACGCCAACCACCGGCAGGTCAGCCCGGATTACTTCCGAGCCATGGGCGTCGCGCTGAAAGAAGGGCGCGGCTTTACCGCCGCTGACAACGAGCAGTCCATGCCGGTCGCCATCATCAACGAAACGATGGCGCGCGAATTCTGGCCGGGTGAACAGGCCATCGGCAAACGCTTCAACTTCGGCGGGCCGCCATCGGAATCGCCGTGGATCACGATTGTCGGCATCGTCGCAGACGTTCGCCAGATGGGCGTCGAAGCGCCGGTGAAGCCGGAGATGTATTTCCCCTATCGCCAGCAAGCGACAGTCGAGCCTTTTTACGCGCCGCGCGATCTGGTGTTGCGCACGACGGTGGCACCGCTCAGCCTGGTGCCGGCAGTGACCGCGAGAATCCATGAGGTTGACCCGGATCAGCCGGTGTCGAACATTCAAACGATGAAAGATGTGCTGGGCAAAGAGATCGGCCAGCGCGAAACCGGGACGACTTTGCTGGGCGTCTTCGCGGGCCTCGCGCTGCTGCTTGCGGCCATCGGGCTGTATGGCGTGCTGTCTTACTTTGTCAGCCAGCGCATTCCCGAATTCGGCGTTCGCATGGCGCTCGGAGCCAACACGCGTGACATTCTCTGGCTGGTGCTGAAGCGCGGCATGGGCCTGGCGCTGATCGGGCTGGCCATCGGGCTGGCAGCGTCTTTGGCGCTGACTCGTTTGATTCAGAGCTTGCTGTTCGAAGTCAGTGCCAGTGACCCGCTGGTTTTCGTGCTGATCGCGCTGTTGCTGGCCGGCGTCGCCTTCGCCGCCTGCGTCATCCCGGCGCGGCGCGCGATGAAGACCGATCCGATGGTGGCGCTGCGCTACGAGTAA
- a CDS encoding ABC transporter permease: MQKFWQDLRFGARMLAKKPGLTFVAVLTLALGIGANTAIFSVVNAVLLRPLPYVQPDRLVYAFRVQPPIVRGPISRPDYLEWQSQNQSFQNIAAYTYATFNLTGVDQAERLRGALVSEDFFTLFGTKAAQGRFLLPSDNQAGGTRVTVISYGLWQRRFGGDPQVVGNTVSLNGDTYTVVGVAPPEFNFPARIDAWMPAKLNESQQGRGSNYLLVIGRLKDGITVEQAQAQFNQVAAALAEQYPANDANLTVQVSPLLEEQVRFIRPILWIMLGAVGFVLLIACANVANLLLARAMARQKEIAIRTAMGASRWQIVRQLLTESMLLAIVGGGLGVLLAVWAIDLLVAFAPANIPRVREVGVDGAVLGFTLVVALVTGILFGLAPAVQVSKSDLNETLKEGGRSAAASGPRQALLRRGLVVFEIASSLVLLICAGLLIVSIQRLTKVDPGFDPRPLLTADVSFPRLATSPNDKPADAQTKQLQASVNFLTQVQQRISRLPGVEAIGAINDLPITGRSSVNGGFSIAGQPPWDPGKAPVAEFRTVTPDYFRAIGVRLIKGRTFNESDKLDSPAVVLINETMAKQYFADDEPIGKQITALTGQPSQVVGVVSDARQWGLELPAAAEIYFPYAQVAISSEASLVVRATGDPATLSDAVRTAVREVNADAPVLRLKTMSEVLELATAQQRFTMALMAVFAGIALVMAVIGLYGVMSYSVTQRTHEIGIRMALGASRRDVMRLVVGQGLALALFGVGTGLVAAFAVTRLLATLLFGVSATDPLTFAVIALILLGVALGACFVPARRATRVDPMVALRYE; encoded by the coding sequence ATGCAAAAATTCTGGCAAGATTTGCGCTTCGGCGCACGCATGCTCGCAAAGAAGCCCGGCCTGACCTTTGTGGCCGTGCTGACATTGGCGCTCGGCATCGGTGCCAACACGGCGATCTTTTCGGTCGTGAATGCCGTGCTGCTGCGCCCGCTGCCCTACGTGCAGCCCGACCGTCTGGTCTACGCCTTCCGCGTGCAGCCGCCGATTGTGCGCGGCCCGATCTCGCGGCCCGATTACCTGGAGTGGCAATCGCAGAATCAGTCGTTTCAAAACATCGCCGCGTACACCTATGCGACGTTCAATCTGACGGGGGTTGATCAGGCCGAGCGCCTGCGCGGCGCGCTCGTCAGCGAAGACTTTTTCACGCTGTTCGGGACGAAGGCGGCGCAGGGCCGCTTCCTGCTGCCATCAGACAATCAAGCGGGCGGCACCCGCGTCACGGTCATCAGCTACGGGCTGTGGCAGCGGCGCTTCGGCGGTGACCCGCAAGTCGTCGGCAACACGGTTTCGCTGAACGGCGACACTTACACGGTGGTCGGCGTCGCGCCACCGGAGTTCAACTTTCCCGCGCGCATAGACGCCTGGATGCCGGCAAAGCTCAACGAGAGTCAGCAAGGGCGCGGCAGTAATTACCTGCTGGTCATCGGACGGTTGAAGGACGGCATCACTGTCGAGCAGGCGCAGGCGCAGTTCAATCAGGTTGCGGCGGCGCTCGCCGAACAGTACCCGGCCAACGATGCCAACCTGACCGTGCAGGTCTCGCCGCTGCTCGAAGAACAGGTGCGTTTCATTCGTCCCATCCTGTGGATCATGCTCGGCGCGGTCGGTTTTGTCTTGCTGATTGCCTGCGCCAACGTCGCCAATCTTTTGCTCGCCCGCGCTATGGCGCGACAAAAAGAGATTGCGATCCGCACGGCGATGGGCGCCAGCCGCTGGCAGATCGTTCGTCAGTTGCTCACGGAAAGCATGCTGCTGGCGATAGTCGGCGGCGGCCTCGGTGTGCTGCTGGCGGTCTGGGCGATTGACCTGCTGGTTGCGTTCGCGCCCGCTAACATCCCGCGCGTCCGCGAAGTGGGCGTTGACGGCGCGGTGCTAGGGTTCACGCTGGTCGTGGCACTGGTGACCGGCATTCTCTTCGGCCTGGCGCCGGCGGTGCAAGTTTCCAAATCCGACCTCAACGAAACGCTCAAGGAAGGCGGGCGCAGCGCCGCCGCCAGCGGCCCGCGTCAGGCGCTGTTGCGCCGCGGGCTGGTGGTCTTCGAGATCGCCTCGTCGCTCGTGCTGTTGATCTGCGCCGGGCTGTTGATCGTCAGCATTCAGCGGCTCACGAAAGTAGACCCCGGATTTGATCCGCGGCCTCTGCTCACGGCTGACGTTTCGTTCCCGCGCCTGGCCACGTCGCCGAACGACAAGCCGGCGGACGCGCAGACTAAACAGCTCCAAGCCTCTGTAAATTTTCTCACACAGGTGCAGCAACGCATCAGCCGCTTGCCCGGCGTCGAAGCCATCGGCGCAATCAACGACCTGCCGATCACCGGGCGCAGCAGCGTCAACGGCGGCTTTAGCATCGCCGGCCAGCCGCCGTGGGACCCGGGCAAAGCGCCGGTCGCCGAGTTCCGCACCGTCACCCCGGATTACTTCCGCGCCATCGGCGTGCGGCTCATCAAAGGGCGCACGTTCAACGAGAGCGACAAGCTCGACAGCCCGGCAGTCGTCTTGATCAACGAGACGATGGCCAAGCAGTACTTCGCGGACGATGAGCCGATAGGCAAGCAGATCACCGCGCTCACCGGCCAGCCGTCGCAAGTCGTCGGCGTCGTCAGCGACGCGCGGCAGTGGGGCTTAGAGCTGCCGGCGGCTGCCGAGATTTATTTCCCATACGCGCAGGTCGCCATCAGCTCTGAAGCCTCGCTGGTGGTGCGCGCCACCGGCGATCCCGCGACCTTGAGCGACGCCGTTCGCACAGCCGTGCGCGAAGTCAACGCCGACGCCCCGGTGCTGCGCCTCAAGACGATGAGCGAAGTGTTAGAGCTGGCGACCGCGCAGCAGCGATTCACCATGGCGCTGATGGCCGTCTTCGCCGGCATCGCGCTGGTCATGGCGGTCATCGGCCTTTATGGCGTGATGTCGTATTCGGTCACGCAGCGCACGCACGAGATCGGCATCCGCATGGCGTTGGGCGCCAGCCGCCGCGACGTGATGCGGCTGGTCGTCGGCCAGGGCCTGGCGCTGGCGCTATTTGGCGTTGGCACCGGCCTGGTTGCCGCTTTCGCCGTCACGAGGCTGCTTGCGACGTTGCTATTCGGAGTCAGCGCCACCGACCCGTTGACCTTTGCCGTCATCGCTTTGATCTTGCTGGGGGTGGCTCTGGGAGCCTGTTTCGTGCCGGCTCGCCGGGCAACACGCGTAGACCCGATGGTGGCGCTGCGATACGAATAA